One genomic segment of Panicum virgatum strain AP13 chromosome 2N, P.virgatum_v5, whole genome shotgun sequence includes these proteins:
- the LOC120658381 gene encoding tetratricopeptide repeat domain-containing protein PYG7, chloroplastic-like isoform X2: MTGRAAAPFVLSSPSPLLATSASSRIIGCTCVHPRPMLGPPLPTRGVILTSKNVDEAFCHPSDKDNRSRNLLLQFGALPCCTTVWFTTAQSAHSSVGTKLNMVYEVGELFELGIQLSYLLILLGLLGAGTFFVIRQVLVRRELDLSAKELQEQVRSGDASATEYFELGAVMLRRKFYPAAIKYLQQAIEKWDRDEQDLAQVYNALGVSYKRDNKLDKAIQQFEKAVELQPGYVTAWNNLGDAYEQKKDLKSALKAFEEVLLFDPNNKVARPRVDDLRQRASMYKGVPVKSEKR, from the exons AtgactgggcgagcggcggcgccatttgtCCTGTCTTCGCCCAGCCCTTTGCTGGCGACGAGCGCATCCTCCAG AATTATCGGGTGTACATGTGTACACCCACGTCCTatgctgggtccgcccctgcCAACCAGAGGAGTCATTTTAACTTCAAAAAATGTAGATG AAGCTTTCTGTCACCCTTCAGACAAGGATAATAGAAGCAGGAATTTGCTTCTGCAATTCGGTGCACTTCCATGTTGCACTACAGTTTGGTTTACTACTGCACAATCAGCACATTCTAGTGTGGGAACAAAGTTAAATATGGTTTACGAGGTCGGAGAGCTGTTTGAGCTGGGAATTCAGCTGTCGTATCTTCTTATACTACTTGGTCTGCTTGGAGCTGGTACATTTTTTGTCATTCGTCAGGTTCTCGTTCGCAGAGAGCTTGATCTTTCTGCCAAAGAGCTGCAA GAACAAGTGAGAAGTGGTGATGCAAGTGCTACAGAGTATTTTGAGCTTGGAGCAGTTATGCTACGGAGAAAATTTTATCCAGCTGCTATCAAATATCTGCAGCAAGCAATTGAAAAATGGGACAGAGATGAGCAAGATCTTGCGCAG GTGTACAATGCCCTGGGGGTCAGTTACAAGCGAGATAACAAACTGGACAAGGCAATCCAGCAGTTTGAGAAGGCCGTGGAGCTCCAACCAGGCTATGTGACGGCTTGGAACAACCTAGGCGACGCATATGAGCAGAAGAAAGACCTGAAGTCGGCCCTCAAGGCTTTTGAGGAGGTCCTCCTCTTTGATCCCAACAACAAGGTTGCAAGGCCACGCGTGGACGACCTCCGGCAGCGCGCCAGCATGTACAAGGGCGTGCCTGTAAAGTCTGAAAAGCGATAG